A part of Periplaneta americana isolate PAMFEO1 chromosome 17, P.americana_PAMFEO1_priV1, whole genome shotgun sequence genomic DNA contains:
- the LOC138693374 gene encoding uncharacterized protein, with protein sequence MQMRFLDSFRFMPSSLAQLADNLPKDKFSETKKNFKNKFDLVCRKGVFPYDYLTTSDRLEDNCLPPKENFFSKLTNEHITEEDYNHAKSVWETFNIQTLGEYSDLYLKSDTLILTDVFENFREMCLKAYDLDCMYYYTVPGLAYSAMLKLTGVELQLIKDMTMLLLFEQGIRGGICQCVTRHAVANDPKSDNFDDSKPPSAIYYVDAYNLYGFAMSQKLPYGGFAWLTDEEIHHFDLQAVNDDSEIGYVLEVDIEYPNHLFEKHKELPFCAEFAKPPGGKHKKLLTTLHSKQNYVAHYKLLQQAVDHGLQIVKIHRAIKFKQSHWLKQYIDLNTEMRRNANNDFEKDFFKLMNNAVFGKTMENVRKRTHFRLVSNDEKLKKLISKPYFLDRVIYAENLVGIHLRQTQILFDKALYVGMCILELSKVHMYNFHHRIMKEQFGDKFKLCYMDTDSFIYLAQTDDLYHDLQNVRDHLDTSVYSPNHILYSLQNKGVLGKFKDEIPNSHIDEFVGLKAKVYALKCSDFEIKKLKGIKKSVIRNEITFADYASCRESGIPTYSRNNSIRSYFHNVFTMCVNKVTLNSFDDKRVILQDGVNTVPHGYDEPPCKRRRVQECV encoded by the coding sequence ATGCAAATGCGATTTCTTGATTCTTTTCGGTTTATGCCATCCAGTTTAGCACAATTAGCAGACAACTTGCCCAAAGATAAGTTTTCGGAAacgaaaaaaaacttcaaaaataaatttgatctTGTTTGTCGTAAGGGTGTTTTTCCCTATGACTATTTAACAACGTCAGATAGACTAGAGGACAACTGTCTACCACCGAAGGAGAACTTTTTCAGCAAATTAACTAATGAGCATATCACTGAAGAGGACTATAATCATGCAAAATCTGTTTGGGAGACATTCAATATTCAGACGCTGGGGGAGTATTCAGATTTATACTTAAAATCCGACACCCTCATCTTAACGGATGTGTTTGAAAATTTTCGCGAAATGTGTCTCAAAGCATATGATTTAGATTGTATGTATTACTATACAGTGCCAGGACTTGCCTATTCAGCAATGTTGAAATTAACAGGTGTTGAATTGCAATTGATTAAGGATATGACTATGCTATTACTTTTCGAACAAGGAATACGTGGTGGAATCTGTCAATGTGTGACTCGTCATGCAGTTGCGAACGATCCTAAAAGCGACAATTTCGATGATTCTAAACCCCCTTCTGCAATTTACTACGTGGATGCGTATAATTTGTATGGATTCGCCATGTCTCAAAAATTACCATACGGGGGATTTGCATGGCTAACAGATGAGGAAATACATCATTTTGATCTTCAAGCAGtaaatgatgatagtgaaataggTTATGTTCTAGAGGTGGATATAGAGTATCCAAATCATCTGTTTGAAAAACATAAAGAGTTACCATTTTGTGCGGAATTTGCAAAACCGCCAGGTGGAAAGCATAAAAAATTGTTGACAACACTGCATTCCAAACAAAACTATGTGGCACACTACAAACTTTTGCAACAGGCAGTGGATCATGGCTTGCAAATTGTGAAAATACATCGTGCTATAAAATTCAAGCAATCACATTGGTTAAAACAATACATTGATTTGAATACTGAAATGCGTAGAAATGCAAACAATGATTTTGAAAAAGATTTTTTCAAGCTTATGAATAATGCGGTATTTGGAAAGACAATGGAAAATGTTCGAAAAAGAacacatttcagattagtttcaaATGATGAGAAACTGAAAAAACTCATTTCCAAACCATACTTTCTCGACCGAGTAATTTATGCTGAAAACCTGGTGGGTATTCATTTAAGACAAACTCAAATTTtgtttgataaagcattgtatgtAGGTATGTGTATTTTAGAACTTTCAAAAGTGCACATGTACAATTTTCACCATCGCATTATGAAAGAACAGTTTGGTGACAAATTTAAGTTGTGTTACATGGACACAGACAGTTTTATATATCTTGCTCAAACAGATGATTTGTACCACGATCTGCAAAATGTACGGGATCATTTGGATACTAGTGTGTATTCAccaaatcatattttatattcactacaGAATAAAGGTGTGCTTGGGAAGTTCAAGGATGAAATTCCAAATTCACATATTGATGAGTTTGTAGGTTTGAAGGCTAAAGTGTACGCCTTGAAGTGTTccgattttgaaataaaaaagctgAAGGGTATTAAGAAAAGTGTAATTAGGAATGAAATCACGTTTGCAGATTATGCATCATGTCGTGAATCTGGTATTCCTACTTACTCAAGAAACAATTCTATTAgatcatattttcataatgtgtTTACAATGTGTGTAAATAAAGTGACTTTAAATTCTTTTGACGACAAAAGAGTAATATTACAAGATGGTGTTAATACAGTGCCACATGGATATGATGAACCTCCATGTAAAAGAAGACGTGTGCAAGAGtgtgtttaa